The Malus domestica chromosome 13, GDT2T_hap1 genome includes a window with the following:
- the LOC103451729 gene encoding transcription factor BIM2, giving the protein MRTAAKGNQEEDEYDEEEFGSRKEGPSSNSNSKDAKNNDKASAIRSKHSVTEQRRRSKINERFQILRDLIPNSDQKRDTASFLLEVIEYVQYLQEKVHKYEGSYQGWSPEPAKLMPWRNSHWRVQSFVGNPQAIKSDTAPVSPFPGKFDENNISINPNMLGNSTPNPVESDPSRDVASKIVDRQPEIVNKGIPQPMPLPNITPPVRSDGVLAHPLQGQISDAQSTQCPTTSASDALSQHEGLTVEGGTISISSVYSQGLLNSLSQVLQTAGVDLSQASISVQIDLGNRANRGLSSGTPASKDNENPHSSNQTMAHFRDAGSGEDSDQAHKRLKT; this is encoded by the exons ATGAGAACCGCCGCGAAAGGCAACCAGGAGGAGGATGAGTACGACGAGGAGGAGTTTGGCTCCAGGAAAGAAGGTCCTTCTTCCAATTCCAACAGCAAAG ATGCCAAGAACAACGATAAGGCTAGTGCTATTCGATCGAAACATTCAGTCACAGAGCAGAGGAGGAGGAGCAAGATCAATGAGAG ATTCCAGATATTGAGAGATCTAATACCCAATAGTGATCAGAAAAGAGATACAGCATCATTCCTGCTAGAG GTGATCGAGTATGTCCAGTACTTACAGGAAAAAGTCCACAAATATGAAGGTTCATACCAGGGTTGGAGTCCTGAGCCCGCAAAGTTAATGCCATGG AGAAACAGTCACTGGCGTGTTCAGAGTTTTGTTGGTAATCCTCAGGCCATAAAGAGTGACACTGCACCAGTGTCACCATTTCCTGgaaaatttgatgaaaataaCATCTCTATCAATCCGAACATGCTGGGAAACAGCACACCGAATCCAGTAGAATCTGACCCTAGCAGGGATGTTGCCTCCAAAATAGTGGATCGGCAGCCTGAGATAGTGAACAAGGGGATTCCTCAGCCTATGCCTCTACCAAACATTACTCCCCCGGTCAGAAGTGATGGTGTGCTTGCCCATCCCCTGCAGGGACAAATTTCTGATGCTCAATCAACTCAGTGTCCCACCACTAGTGCTAGTGATGCACTGAGCCAACACGAGGGGCTGACAGTTGAAGGAGGAACAATAAGCATCTCAAGTGTTTATTCACAAGG GTTATTAAACTCTCTGAGCCAAGTGCTGCAGACTGCAGGTGTTGATCTGTCGCAGGCTAGTATCTCAGTGCAGATTGATCTTGGGAATCGTGCGAACCGAGGGCTGTCCTCTGGAACACCTGCTTCTAAG GATAATGAGAATCCCCATTCAAGCAATCAGACGATGGCGCATTTTAGGGACGCTGGCAGTGGAGAGGACTCCGATCAAGCTCATAAGCGCCTCAAGACATAA